In the Telopea speciosissima isolate NSW1024214 ecotype Mountain lineage chromosome 2, Tspe_v1, whole genome shotgun sequence genome, one interval contains:
- the LOC122650568 gene encoding serine carboxypeptidase-like 35: MEILMFTAILISKIQSNLKGNFHFFLFITNTYYSWCNLSIANLLFVEAPVGVGFSYTNKTEDLEALGDGVTAKDSYAFLLGWFKRFPSFKSHEFYIAGESYAGHYVPQLAELIYESNKNASKDSVINLKGFMIGNAVINDETDQIGFIEFAWSHAIISDQLYHNILKECDFKSNKGSSLCNTYIGSFFQAYSDIDIYSIYTPVCLRSGEITRKLVAGARLFSKNELWYKIPLGYDPCTEVYTETYFNRLDVRWALHANVTKLSYPYTTCRFVSEYPHFIALITHFDYSFCLLGRLCMKVDVKPYK, encoded by the exons ATGGAGATCTTAATG TTCACAgcaattttgatttcaaaaatcCAAAGCAATCTGAAAGggaatttccatttttttttgtttataactAATACATATTACTCTTGGTGTAATTTGTCGATTGCAAATCTTCTGTTTGTGGAAGCTCCAGTAGGTGTTGGTTTCTCATACACAAACAAAACTGAAGATTTAGAGGCTCTAGGGGATGGAGTTACAGCTAAGGATTCATATGCCTTCCTACTGGGATGGTTCAAGAGATTCCCAAGTTTCAAATCCCATGAATTTTACATAGCTGGAGAAAGCTATGCTGGCCATTATGTTCCCCAACTTGCAGAACTCATTTATGAAAGTAACAAGAATGCAAGCAAAGACTCAGTTATTAACCTAAAGGGTTTCATg ATAGGGAATGCTGTGATTAATGATGAAACAGATCAAATAGGCTTCATCGAATTTGCTTGGAGTCATGCAATTATTTCAGATCAGCTATATCATAACATACTCAAGGAATGTGACTTCAAGAGTAATAAAGGAAGTAGCCTTTGCAATACATACATCGGGAGCTTCTTTCAAGCTTACTCAGATATTGACATTTACAGCATCTACACACCAGTTTGCCTCCGGTCCGGCGAAATCACCCGAAAGTTGGTGGCTGGTGCTCGATTATTCAGTAAAAAT GAGCTATGGTATAAGATACCATTAGGTTATGATCCTTGTACAGAAGTCTACACAGAGACATATTTCAACAGATTAGATGTTCGGTGGGCTCTACATGCCAATGTAACCAAGCTGTCTTACCCGTACACAACTTGCAGGTTTGTGTCTGAATACCCACATTTTATTGCTCTCATTACCCACTTTGATTACTCATTCTGTCTGTTGGGTCGCCTTTGCATGAAAGTTGATGTGAAAccatataaataa